CACGGTCTCCTAAGCTGAATGGACAGATACCGCGGCGAGGAAGCGCCGAAGCTCCGTCTCCACATAGGCGGCCACCGGCCCCTCGGCGCCAAAACCCCACCAGATGAGCGAACCCTGCCATTGCGACAGCATCAGCCGAGCGATCGTCTCCGGCGCCTTCGCCGAGCCGAAACATCGAGCGATTGCCGCCATCAGCGCCGTTCCCCAGGCCGCCCCTCGGGCGCGCAGCACCGGATCGCGAAAATCCTCGCGAAGCACCAGCAGTCCCTCGCCATAGGCGGCCGCATTATCGCCGTAATCCTGGGACAGGCCGACGAGCAGCGTGATGGCGCCTTCCGGCGTTTTCGGCACGGTCTCGGCAAGCCGCGCCGTTTCCGCATCCAGCCGGTCCCAAGCATAAAGCAGCGCGGCGCGCAGCATCGCCGCTTTCGTGGCAAAACGCTGCACCAGCGTCGAGCCGGAAAGTCCGCTTGCTTTCGCTACTGCCGCAAAGGTCGCCGCATCCGGCCCCTCGGCGTGGATCAGCGCCAACACCATGGCGAGAAGCTGTTCATCGGACAGTGTGCGGCGACGCGGCATGAAATTCCTCTTGCATCCGCCTCGAATGTAAACGATCATTCGTTTATAAACAAGGAGCGCCGGGCGATTCCTGGCGCTTCCATTACGGCATGAGGCGTTCTAGCGTGGAGGATGGAGAAGTGACAGCGAACTTGCGGGAGAAAGTGGCCTTAGTGGCCGGTGCTACGCGCGGAGCCGGCCGAGGCATCGCGGTGGAACTTGGCGCTGCCGGCGCCACCGTCTACGTGACCGGGCGCACGACGCGCGCCCAGCAATCCGAATATGCCCGACCGGAGACGATCGAGGAGACGGCCGAGCTGGTGACATCAGCCGGTGGCAAGGGCATTGCCGTGCAGGTGGACCATCTCGTCCAGCAACAGGTCGAGGCGCTGGTCGCACGCATCCGCGAGGAGGCCGGACGACTCGATATTCTCGTCAACGACATCTGGGGCTGCGAGAAACTGTTCGAATGGGACAAGGCCGTCTGGGAGCATTCGCTGGACAAGGGCCTGCGCATGCTGCAGCTCGGCATCGAGACGCATCTGATCACCGCCCATTACGCCCTGCCGCTGATGATCGAGCGGCCCGGCGGGCTGCTGGTGGAGATGACCGACGGCACGGCCGAATACAATGCCACCCATTACCGGCTGTCGCCCTTTTACGACCTCGTCAAGACAGGCGTCACCCGCATGGCCTGGGCGCATGCGCAAGATCTGGCGAAACACGGCGCCACCGCCGTTTCGATCACGCCCGGCTGGCTGCGTTCCGAAATGATGCTGGATGCTTATGGTGTTCGCGAGGAGAACTGGCGCGAGGCGACGAAAGTACAGCCGCATTTCGCCATTTCCGAAACCCCGCGCTTCGTCGGCCGGGCCGTTGCGGCCATCGCCGCCGATCCCGACCGCGCCCGCTGGAACGGCCAGTCGCTGTCGAGCGGCGGAGTGGCCAAGACCTATGGCTTCGACGATCTCGACGGTTCGCGGCCGGATTGCTGGCGCTACATGGTGGAAGTGCAGGAGCCGGGCAGACCGGCTGACGTGACAGGTTATCGCTAAACAATTCTAGGGAAACGGCTTTCCCTGGAAGCGGGCAAAAGGTTAGAGCGGCTCTGCGCTTCCGGAAAGCTAAACCGCTCTAACGCCCCGTTATCATGCTGTTGCAAGCCGCGCCGCCTCGCGAAACGAGACCAGTCGCTTCGTCTGTTCGTCCCACAGCACCAGCTTGACGCAACGCAGGCTTTCCATGAGCGTGATGCGGCCCAGATCGGCAAGCTCAGGATGATCTCGCAGCACCTCCGGCAGCCGGTAGTAAGGTACCCGGCTCGACAGATGATGCACGTGGTGGATGCCGATATTGCCGGTGATCCACCGCAGCACTGGCGGCAGGTCGTAATGCGAGGCGCCGTGCAGGGCCGCATGCTGGAACTGCCAGTCCGGCTCCTTCGACCAATGTGTTTCCTCGAATTGGTGCTGCACGTAGAACAACCAGACGCCGGCAGCACCTGCCAGAAGCACGGTCGGCAGATGCACCAGGAGAAAGGGGACGATCCCGACCGCCCAGATCAGCAGCGCGGCGACCACCGCGATGGCAAGATTGGTCGCCATGGTCGAGATCCAGGGCAGGGCGCCGGAGCGCATCATGCCGAAAGGCAGGCGCTGCTTGAAGAGGAACAGCCATGCCGGTCCGATCCCGAACATCACGATCGGGTGCCGATAGAGCCGGTAGCCAAGGCGGCCCCAGCGCGACAGCGCGTTATACTCGGCGATTGTCAGCGTTTCGATGTCGCCTACGCCGCGTTCGTCCAGGTTTCC
The Rhizobium leguminosarum DNA segment above includes these coding regions:
- a CDS encoding TetR family transcriptional regulator; translation: MPRRRTLSDEQLLAMVLALIHAEGPDAATFAAVAKASGLSGSTLVQRFATKAAMLRAALLYAWDRLDAETARLAETVPKTPEGAITLLVGLSQDYGDNAAAYGEGLLVLREDFRDPVLRARGAAWGTALMAAIARCFGSAKAPETIARLMLSQWQGSLIWWGFGAEGPVAAYVETELRRFLAAVSVHSA
- a CDS encoding SDR family oxidoreductase, with the protein product MTANLREKVALVAGATRGAGRGIAVELGAAGATVYVTGRTTRAQQSEYARPETIEETAELVTSAGGKGIAVQVDHLVQQQVEALVARIREEAGRLDILVNDIWGCEKLFEWDKAVWEHSLDKGLRMLQLGIETHLITAHYALPLMIERPGGLLVEMTDGTAEYNATHYRLSPFYDLVKTGVTRMAWAHAQDLAKHGATAVSITPGWLRSEMMLDAYGVREENWREATKVQPHFAISETPRFVGRAVAAIAADPDRARWNGQSLSSGGVAKTYGFDDLDGSRPDCWRYMVEVQEPGRPADVTGYR
- a CDS encoding fatty acid desaturase, whose amino-acid sequence is MGEPDENPERSRGNAELFAEKRWLKILAGYRQPRAGRSAFELAVTVVPFALFWAAAWAAVHYSFWPGLILVLPAAAFLLRLFMIQHDCGHGSFFARRRVDDWVGRTIGILTLTPYDYWRRAHAEHHASAGNLDERGVGDIETLTIAEYNALSRWGRLGYRLYRHPIVMFGIGPAWLFLFKQRLPFGMMRSGALPWISTMATNLAIAVVAALLIWAVGIVPFLLVHLPTVLLAGAAGVWLFYVQHQFEETHWSKEPDWQFQHAALHGASHYDLPPVLRWITGNIGIHHVHHLSSRVPYYRLPEVLRDHPELADLGRITLMESLRCVKLVLWDEQTKRLVSFREAARLATA